The Magnetococcus marinus MC-1 genome contains the following window.
CCAAAAGCCGGGCGTAAACAGCATAAGTACCGTAAAAATTTCTAGGCGTCCCGCCAGCATATCAAAAGCAAGCAGCAGCTTACCCAACTCGGAGACCTGGGAAAAATTATCCATCGCCCCCACGCTGCCATAACCGGGCCCCACATTGGCCACACAGGTTAGGGCTGCACTCAAGGCACTGGTGAGATCCATACCCAGCAGATGCAACAGACAGCCACTCACCACCACCAAAATAACTGTGGCCACCAACAAACCCACACAACCCTCCACCACCGCCGTTGTCACCGCTCGGTGCCCCAACTGTAAAACCACCACCCGGTTGGGTTGGACCAAGCGGCGCGTGACCATAGAGAGCAGTTTCATCACCACCGCCACCCGCACCACCTTAGGCCCCCCCGATGTAGAACCGGCCATGCCCCCAACCCCCATCAGCAGAAACAGCAGAAAGATCGGTAAGGCAGGCCACTGTTCCCAATCTGTACTGGCAAAGCCGGTGGTGGTCATCAACGAAACGGTTTGAAACAGGCTCTCCCGCAGGGCATGCATAGCATCCATCTGCATATCGTGCATAAGCAGCAGTGCCACAGCCCCACCCACACCCAGCATAATGGCCAGATAGAGCCTTAGCTCATCATCTTTAAAGATGCTCAAATCCCGGTGCATCACCAGCCGATAGTGGAGCAAAAAATTGGTCCCCGCCAGCGCCATAAACAGAATGCACCACCACTGCGCCGCCGGTGAAAAGGCCAAAAAGCTTTGATCTTTGGTGGAAAAACCGCCGGTGGCTACGGTGGTAAAGGCGTGGTTAAGGGCATCAAAGGGGGATAGACCAGCAAAATAATAGGCCAGCCCCGCCAGCACCGTAAGACCCAGATAAAACCCCCAGAGCACACGGGCAGTCGTCATCAAGCGTGGCGTGAGCCGCTCTTTGCTGGGGCCAGGCACCTCGGCCTTCATCAACTGCATGCCGCCCACCCCCAAAAAAGGGAGAATGGCAATGGTCAACAGCAGCATCCCCATACCCCCCACCCACTGGGTTTGGCTACGCCAGAGCTGTAGGCTGGCAGGTAACCCCTCGGGATGGGGCAGGATGGAAGAGCCGGTGGTGGTAAAACCTGAGGAGGATTCAAAAATTGCCGCCGCCCAACCCAGTTCATGGGAGGCCACATAGGGAATAGCCCCCAACACAATGGCCAGCGACCAGCCTGCGGTGGTCACAAAAAAACCGTCCCGTGGACAGAGCGCCGAAGCGGCACCCCGTGTCAACAACAGCCCGATCCCCCCGCCCCCCATGGAGATCATCAGCGAAAGCTGCCATGGCCATAGGGACAGCTTTGCATACCACGCATAAAACAGGGGCATGAGCTGCAAGGTGCCCAGCAACAGCGCCAACACCGACAGCAGCCGCACATTCATACGGTAGTTCATACTTTTGTCCGGGTCAGTATATTGTCCATGTGGGTCAGATAGCGTCGTGGTGCAATGAGCAGCACTTGATCACCCGCATGCACCACCGTATCCCCACCGGGAATACCCGCCCGGTTGTTTTGACTGATGGCCCCCACCAGCACATCCCGGGGAATACGCGCCTGTTTAAGGGCCACCCCATCCAACTGCGAACCAACCCCAACCTCGGCAAGGATAGCCTCCAGCTTACCATCCAACAGCGGGGCGGCTTCTACCACCCTGCCCTTACGCACAAACCGTAAAATGGAACCCACCGCCGCCAAGCGTGGACTAACCACCGCATTGATCCCAATATCCCGCGCCATATCAATATAGGCGGTATTATCCATAAGCCCGATGGTGATCCCTGCCCCCAGACGTTGCGCCACCATACAGAACATAAAATTACGCTCTTCATGGCTGGTTAACGATAGAAAGGTGGTATGGCTGGTAATGACATCTTTTAGGCTATCGCGCTCGGTGGCATCCAGCAGCAAAATACGTGCAGCGGGCATCATCTCCGCCAACTGTCGGCAGCGTGCTTCGTCCCGTTCGATAACGGTCACGGGAAAACCCAGACTAATGCACTCAATAGCCACGCTCTGCCCAATACGCCCGCCACCCACGATCACAATCTGGCGGCTGGTGGTGGGGTGTTTGCCCAAAAAACGCAATATCCGGGTTGGTCCCTCCTCTTTGAGGGTGGTCAAATAGACCTCATCCCCTGCCTCAAAGGTGTGATCCCCTTTGGGAACCAGCACCTTATTCCCCCGTTTAATCGCCGCCACCAAGGCACCGCTCTGGCCCCACTCCTGACCAATTTTATAGAGGCTGCGTCCCACCAAGGGGCTATCGGCATCCAGGCTAAATCCGGCTAAATGGATCTTACCATCCAAAAAGGGCACCACCTCAAAGGCCTGCTCCCAGGTGATCAGGTGCAGCAGCTTCTCTTGGGCCGCGCTCTCGGGGCTGATTAATGCGGTCTGTTGCAGCGCTTTACCCCGCCACAGCTCGCGGTTGGTGGTAAATTGATGACCCCGCACCCAGGCGATCACATGGGCCTCGGGATTTTGCACCTGGGCAATCAGCGTTATGACAATGTTGGTCTCATCGGAACCGGTTAGGGCCAACACCAGCGCGCACTCTTTTAAACCGTGGGCCAAAAGCAGATCCAGATCGGTGCCATCCCCCTCCACAATCTGCACATCCAGCGCCTCTTGCGCCTGTCGGGCCACCACCGTATCCCGTTCCACCAAGGTAACGTTCAAGGACTCTTCGGAAAGAAATCGCGCCAAATCAATACCCACCCGCCCGGCGCCCACAATAATGATATTCATCCCAAACCATCCCTACCAACCTGGGCACTCATGATACCTGAGAAACACCACCATGCATGCCAATAAGTCGGGCTAAGTTATTATAATTGGTATTATAAGCTACCGTCATTGGGGTATAGCCATAACGATCTTCCGCATTGATCTCGGCACCAGCTTTGATCAACAGCAGCGTTTTTTCTTCATCTCCCCGGTTCGCCGCAAAATGCAGTGGGGTCCAACCATAGCGGTCGGTGGCATTGAGATCTGCCCCATGTTGGATCAAGAGCGCCGCCAGTTCACTGTTGGCAAAGTGCAGCGGAGTCCACATTTTATTATCCCGCACATTGACATCCGACCCCAACCCCAGCAGATACTCCGCGAGGTCCTTTGAAGTCAGATGTAAAACCGTCTCCCCCGAGCGATTGCGCCAGTGAATATCCGCCCCACTTTGCACCAACAATTCGGCCACCATGCGGTTGGCAAAAAAGAGTGGCGTCTCCCCCTCAACATCTGCAATATTGACATTTGCCCCTTTTTTAATCAGCAACTTACATATCTCTGGCTGACCATTATCTGCCGCAAAATGCAACGGCGTGCGGCCATCTTTATCCACCACATCCGGCGTTGTCATGCGGTCTAACAGCGCCGTAGCAATCTCGATACGATTGGCCATGGCGGCCAAGTGCAGTGGTGTTTCACCATGGGAATTTTTAATATTAGGATCGGCCCCATAGGCCAACAGGAGCGCACAAATGCCCAGATAACCCCGTTCCACCGCATGGCAGAGGGGGGTTTTGTGGCGGGAATCGAGGGTGTTGACATCCGAACCCTCAGCAAGAATCATCTCTACTTTGGCGATGTTGTCCAGACGCACCGCATTGACCAAACGGTCCGATGCCTCCTGACCCCGTTTAAATTTATCCGCTAGCCAAGTGAGCATAAGCGCCATCTCCTACTCTGTCTCGCGCAGCCTAGATCCCGTGATTTAGGTTAGGCCATTGCTTGACCACCGGTTGCACCCCTACCTGCACCCTACTGTTACCCAGCGAGACAACCGCCCCTTCGTAGAGGGGCATGGTGTGCTCTATGGGTTCACCATCCAGCTCCATCTGGCAGGCGTAACCCCGTTTTAATGGCTCAACACACCACCCACGTAGAGTGCTTTTGACCAACATACCGTGATGGGGGCAGAGCATGGGATCATCAATCTGCACATAGTACGACTTGGGCACATTGGGCCGGCCACCATTGCCCATAATAATGATTCTTTTTTCTGGCCCCGGACGCTCTTCATGCTCATCCCCAGACATGGTGGAGATCCGCAGTGAGACTAAACCTTTACACGGACTTTTGGCAAGCGAACGCGGCATAAGGCATGACCGTATGGCCTCTGTTACCAATCTGATCCCACTTAACAAGCCCCTCATGACACTCCTCAACCTCTATTGCTACTACGTGGCCATCAACGTGCTAATAGGGTCAACAGTAACCAAGGATATGGCTGTTATTAAATAGAAATCTAACCCTCAAAAAGCGCTCCTCTGTGCAATAAATTTCACAAAGGACCACCCACTGGTTACAAGCCAGGTTGCATTGCAAATGAGCTGCTATTGACCAGGAAATGGACCAAAATACTGGCGATATAGCCCAACATGATTGCCCAACTCCAACGCAAATGGCTTGAGAAAGTGTAGGTACCGTGGGCTTGCCCCATAAGCGCCACGCCAGCCGCCGAACCAATGGAGAGCAGCGAGCCACCCACCCCCGCCGTCAACGTCACCAATAACCACTGCCCCACGGACATGTCGGGCTGCATGGTCAACACCGCAAACATGACCGGGATGTTATCACTCGATGTTCAAGTTTTCAGCGCTTGACAGCCGTTCAAGGTGTCACGCCAACGCAGTTTTATACTTGAGCGACGCTGATGGGGCCTGCCGCCCCAGATCACGCCCAACCATGTGTTTTTCCGAGAGGTTCAGCCTGAACTGTTTAGCCAGTACGTCGGCCAATTGGGTCAATTCCTGCTCTGGTGCATTTGCGTTCAATAGATCGTGAATGAGTGCCACTAGGTTGTCGGCCTTGATGTGATTGATCAGGCTTCCCACAGTGAACGCGGGTTGTTTGTGTTTCAACTGGGCCAGTTGGTCTGGTTGGACCAGGAGACAATGATCAACCATCAGGCTCAGGATCAGGCCTTGGCTTGATCCTTCGTCACCTTGAAGCTTGGTCAGATTCCCCCAGCCCTCGTGGGCCTTCCAGTCCTGGAAAAACACCTCGATCAGCCACCTCAAGGTGAACACCTTCAGGATATCTTCCGTTCGCCACGTCAAGTCGGAGGCAAACAGGTATCGATAATCTTGTTCTCCGTCATATTTCAATGCAATAACAAAGCGCTTCACGCCATGTGCTTTCACATGGATGCGGGCGCTGCGAAACACGATGGCCCTGTTCTCTCCACCTCGGACCGGGAGCCTCCCCGTTACACCGGGATAGCGCTGGAAAAATTCCTCAACAGTCAGATCCCGGCTCAGGAAACGGACCTTCTGGTTCTTCCTCAACTGACTGACGCATTGGATGCCAGCATACAGGGATGACCCTTGGTCTACAAAATCAGCAGCTCCATAAAGTGCATCAGCCAGGATCGCCTTGACCTGCACCACAGCATGCCACTGCTTGAACTGCCGCAACAATCGCAGTGCCAATTCTGGTTTTGTCGGATAGTCCGGGTTCCTGGCCGGTTCAACTGGGCGCTTGCTTTTCAGAATCCCTTTGCGCTTCTGCGCTTTGACTTCCTTGCGCCAAACCGTCCGTGCCGGGTCTGGACGATAAAACGCAAACCCGACCGGAATCGTCACCATGTCGGCCACCAAAAGCAAAAAGACAATTTGCTGGCCAAAAAGATAACCGCCGCTGCTCTTGTCCCTCATCTTGTGGACATGTGAGATGCGGGTCGTGACCTTGGCCCGCCTTTTGTCCGTGTCATCGACCACCAGCACACCATGCGTGATCCCATGGCGACGCAAAACAACCCGAACGCTCATCTGAAACAGCCGCTCCCAGGGAATCTTGGAACTCCGAAACATCCAAGCCAGTGCCCCGAGGCCGTAGCGTCCCAACCCAGCCCGCTCAAACTGTGCCCAGCAGATCGAGTTGGTCAGCATGATCGCCATGATGCAGAAACCAAACCAGCTCCGCTGGCAGACGCTCATCCCAACCGAATGCGTATGCTGCTCCCGCAGGGCTCCATCAATCTCTTCAACAAAGGCGCTGATAAATGGCAGAGGTCGATTGAAAATCATCCGTCTTCCCTCCATGGAAAACGGGACATTGGTTCATCCCTGGAGGAAAGTGTAAAATAAAGCAGGGGCAGCAGGCCAGCCCGTCAGATAATGAAGGGTCTCGATTGAATCTTGATCCAGAGTCCGACGGGATGACACTGCTGCCCTTTTCCCCTCAGATGTCAAGCGCAGAAAACTTGAACATCGAGTATCAATCACCGCTGAAAGAACACCCACCAACACATTGGCCATGGTAGGGCCCATACCACCATACATCTGGTGGGAGAGCATGGTCAGATAGCCGATGAAACCCAGACCACCCACACACATGATCACCCCGTAAAAGAACATCAGGGTGTCCCACTCGGCACGGGCGATCTTTTGAAAAACGTCAAAGTAGGTCTCCTCTTCGGCCTCTGGCTCGCCCGCCAAACCCTGCCCCTTGCGGCCCCGATTCATGGTTCTGTTCAGGTAGTAAGAGAAGATTTTTAGGTAGGCTAGACCGGTCATCATGCCCGCCACCGGGGGCAGTTCCAGCACACTGTGAAAACTCACCGCCGTCAAGATGGTCAACAGAAACAGCCCCACGATGCGCCGTCCCCCCCGCTTGATCAAAATCACTTCATTGCTGCTGGCTGGTTTAAGATTGGGCACCGCAAAGTGCATGATCAAGGCGGGTACCAGAAAGTTGGTGACCGAGGGCAAGAAGAGCTGGAAAAATTCGCCAAAACCCACCACACCCTTTTGCCACACCATCAGGGTTGTAATGTCCCCAAAAGGGCTAAAGGCCCCACCCGCGTTGGCCCCCACCACAATGTTAATGCAGGCGAGGGTGACAAATTTACCATTGTCCCGACCCACCGCCATGATCACCGCACACATCAGTAGCGCCGTGGTCAGGTTATCGGCCACCGGCGAGATAAAAAAGGCCAAAATCCCCGTCAGCCAAAACAGCTTACGAAAACCATAACCCGCGCGCACCAACCAAGCACGTAGCGACTCGAACACCAAACGCTCTTCCATGGCATTAATGTAGGTCATGGCCACTAACAGAAACAGAAACAGCTCGGCATACTCCAAAATATTATGGCGCATGGCCTTTTCTGCCACATGGGGAATGTGGTTACTCACATAGGCAGCGGCAATCAATACCCAAATAAGACCCGCCGCCAACAATACAGGCTTGGATTTGCGTAACTTGGTATACTCTTCTGTCATGACCAAACCGTAGGCCACCACAAACAGCAGTATGGCCAGATAGCCATACATCGTATGGGTCAGATCCAAATGGCCGCCCGTCCCATCGGAAGCCCACAGCTCTCCTGCACCTAACAGAGTCCCCAAAGCCACCATGACAATGGCCATAACCCCTTTATTTACCATGATATGATCCTTTGAACCCAATAAGAGAGTGGGGCACGATCCACCGACCACAGACCATGCTGGCGGCATCCTGAACGCTCCTATTCATTGGTTCAATAGAAATCTTATCAACGGTGATGACCGTTTGGTGAATTTTTATTCACGGGGGTTGGGCGCGCCACGCAAGGCCCCTCGTCCACGCCTCTCAGGACAGGGGAACCGAAGGGAGACGGCTTTTCAGCGATTTAAGAAATTGCAATACTTCTTTACCCGAATCGGACAGCACATAAGCGCGGTCACTCTGCTGCTGTACCAAACCAGACTCTTTTAGAATTTTTAAATGAAACACCACTTTGGTGTGATCCTCAATATCTAGGATCTTACGAATCTCCATCAAGCGTTGGGGTAGGCCGCTACCCAACAGCGCGATGATCTTTTGACGAATCGGGTTTGCCAGTGAACCCAAGGTTTGATCAAGATCCTCAATGCGGATCTCCTCTTCAAACTTTGCCTCTTCCAGGGTGCGCTGGATCACCGCCAGCAGCTCTTCGACTTTAAACGGCTTGGATACATAGTCTGAGGCACCTCGTTTAATCGCCTCCACCGCATTTTGCACCGTGGAAAAAGCCGTAATCAGTATAATTTTAGGGTGTTGGCTGAGTTTTTCCATCTCTCGCAGGGTCTCGATACCATCCATACCGGGCATCATCATATCCAGCAAAACAATATCAAACGGTTCGCTTTGCACCCTACTCAAGGCGCTTTTGCCCGAGTTTGTCTCTTCAATTTCAAAACCGTGCGCCAACATAATTTGGCTCAAGTTTTCACGAAATTCTGCATCATCATCCACAATTAACAAGCGCGCTTTAGCCTGCATGGTATCACCTACACTCCTAGCCAAGGGCTCTTGGGACCCCACCGGACCCCTTGCAACTGTAGTGCTTGACCACCCTGGAAAAAAATAGAATTTCTTTTCACATGACCGCATCTCAACCTTAGCAATCCCCTTGGCGTACCGGCAATCTTACCGTCACACAGCTCCCCACCCCTACTTCACTGGTAATTTCAATGCTGCCACGATGTTCCAAAATCGTATTATAACAAATGGATAGTCCTAGCCCTGTACCCAAACCCACCTCCTTGGTGGTAAAAAAGGGATCAAACACGCGGGATAACAACTCTGGCGCAATACCCTGCCCATGGTCGGTAATGCGCACCATTGCCCCCTCTTCATCCCGCTCTCCCACAATCTCCATGCACCCTCCCTCGGCCATGGCATCCAGCGCATTGGACATAATGTTCATAAAGGCCTGCTCTAAACGCACAAAATCACCACACACCTCGGGCATATCCTGCTGCCACTGCTGCACCACAGTAACATCTTTTAGTTTATGGCTTAACAAGGTTAAAGCACCCTCTACTTGCTCTTGCAGATCGATGGGCACCAAGCTGCTGGATTCGGAACGAGAGAAGACTAGCATCTCTTGTGCAATCGTGGCGGCGCGGTCCAGGTTTCGCTCAATAGAGTCTATCCGCTTACTTACATCCAATGACGGCGACTCACCCAACAGGGTTTTTAGCGTTTGCACCCCCATAGATGCCGAGGCCAATGGATTATTAATCTCATGCGCAATGCCTGCGGTAAGCCGTCCTATGGAGGACATTTTTTCCGAAATCAAGAGCAGTTGTTCCAG
Protein-coding sequences here:
- a CDS encoding TrkH family potassium uptake protein, which codes for MNYRMNVRLLSVLALLLGTLQLMPLFYAWYAKLSLWPWQLSLMISMGGGGIGLLLTRGAASALCPRDGFFVTTAGWSLAIVLGAIPYVASHELGWAAAIFESSSGFTTTGSSILPHPEGLPASLQLWRSQTQWVGGMGMLLLTIAILPFLGVGGMQLMKAEVPGPSKERLTPRLMTTARVLWGFYLGLTVLAGLAYYFAGLSPFDALNHAFTTVATGGFSTKDQSFLAFSPAAQWWCILFMALAGTNFLLHYRLVMHRDLSIFKDDELRLYLAIMLGVGGAVALLLMHDMQMDAMHALRESLFQTVSLMTTTGFASTDWEQWPALPIFLLFLLMGVGGMAGSTSGGPKVVRVAVVMKLLSMVTRRLVQPNRVVVLQLGHRAVTTAVVEGCVGLLVATVILVVVSGCLLHLLGMDLTSALSAALTCVANVGPGYGSVGAMDNFSQVSELGKLLLAFDMLAGRLEIFTVLMLFTPGFWRR
- the trkA gene encoding Trk system potassium transporter TrkA, with the protein product MNIIIVGAGRVGIDLARFLSEESLNVTLVERDTVVARQAQEALDVQIVEGDGTDLDLLLAHGLKECALVLALTGSDETNIVITLIAQVQNPEAHVIAWVRGHQFTTNRELWRGKALQQTALISPESAAQEKLLHLITWEQAFEVVPFLDGKIHLAGFSLDADSPLVGRSLYKIGQEWGQSGALVAAIKRGNKVLVPKGDHTFEAGDEVYLTTLKEEGPTRILRFLGKHPTTSRQIVIVGGGRIGQSVAIECISLGFPVTVIERDEARCRQLAEMMPAARILLLDATERDSLKDVITSHTTFLSLTSHEERNFMFCMVAQRLGAGITIGLMDNTAYIDMARDIGINAVVSPRLAAVGSILRFVRKGRVVEAAPLLDGKLEAILAEVGVGSQLDGVALKQARIPRDVLVGAISQNNRAGIPGGDTVVHAGDQVLLIAPRRYLTHMDNILTRTKV
- a CDS encoding ankyrin repeat domain-containing protein; the protein is MLTWLADKFKRGQEASDRLVNAVRLDNIAKVEMILAEGSDVNTLDSRHKTPLCHAVERGYLGICALLLAYGADPNIKNSHGETPLHLAAMANRIEIATALLDRMTTPDVVDKDGRTPLHFAADNGQPEICKLLIKKGANVNIADVEGETPLFFANRMVAELLVQSGADIHWRNRSGETVLHLTSKDLAEYLLGLGSDVNVRDNKMWTPLHFANSELAALLIQHGADLNATDRYGWTPLHFAANRGDEEKTLLLIKAGAEINAEDRYGYTPMTVAYNTNYNNLARLIGMHGGVSQVS
- a CDS encoding transposase, which encodes MIFNRPLPFISAFVEEIDGALREQHTHSVGMSVCQRSWFGFCIMAIMLTNSICWAQFERAGLGRYGLGALAWMFRSSKIPWERLFQMSVRVVLRRHGITHGVLVVDDTDKRRAKVTTRISHVHKMRDKSSGGYLFGQQIVFLLLVADMVTIPVGFAFYRPDPARTVWRKEVKAQKRKGILKSKRPVEPARNPDYPTKPELALRLLRQFKQWHAVVQVKAILADALYGAADFVDQGSSLYAGIQCVSQLRKNQKVRFLSRDLTVEEFFQRYPGVTGRLPVRGGENRAIVFRSARIHVKAHGVKRFVIALKYDGEQDYRYLFASDLTWRTEDILKVFTLRWLIEVFFQDWKAHEGWGNLTKLQGDEGSSQGLILSLMVDHCLLVQPDQLAQLKHKQPAFTVGSLINHIKADNLVALIHDLLNANAPEQELTQLADVLAKQFRLNLSEKHMVGRDLGRQAPSASLKYKTALA
- the nhaD gene encoding sodium:proton antiporter NhaD; amino-acid sequence: MVNKGVMAIVMVALGTLLGAGELWASDGTGGHLDLTHTMYGYLAILLFVVAYGLVMTEEYTKLRKSKPVLLAAGLIWVLIAAAYVSNHIPHVAEKAMRHNILEYAELFLFLLVAMTYINAMEERLVFESLRAWLVRAGYGFRKLFWLTGILAFFISPVADNLTTALLMCAVIMAVGRDNGKFVTLACINIVVGANAGGAFSPFGDITTLMVWQKGVVGFGEFFQLFLPSVTNFLVPALIMHFAVPNLKPASSNEVILIKRGGRRIVGLFLLTILTAVSFHSVLELPPVAGMMTGLAYLKIFSYYLNRTMNRGRKGQGLAGEPEAEEETYFDVFQKIARAEWDTLMFFYGVIMCVGGLGFIGYLTMLSHQMYGGMGPTMANVLVGVLSAVIDTRCSSFLRLTSEGKRAAVSSRRTLDQDSIETLHYLTGWPAAPALFYTFLQG
- a CDS encoding response regulator, translated to MQAKARLLIVDDDAEFRENLSQIMLAHGFEIEETNSGKSALSRVQSEPFDIVLLDMMMPGMDGIETLREMEKLSQHPKIILITAFSTVQNAVEAIKRGASDYVSKPFKVEELLAVIQRTLEEAKFEEEIRIEDLDQTLGSLANPIRQKIIALLGSGLPQRLMEIRKILDIEDHTKVVFHLKILKESGLVQQQSDRAYVLSDSGKEVLQFLKSLKSRLPSVPLS